In the genome of Tsukamurella tyrosinosolvens, one region contains:
- a CDS encoding heavy metal translocating P-type ATPase has product MSAPSGGRSVELDIGGMTCASCANRIERKLNGLDGVEATVNYATEKAKVHVPEGFDAQALIDEVAKTGYSATLPRSSTPGAGGPGAGVAGEDMDPELTSLRQRLIGSAVLAVPVVAMAMAPALQFTYWQWASLTLAAPVIVWGAYPFHRAAWMNLKHGTATMDTLISMGTLTAFLWSLYALFLGTAGTPGMTHGFEFSIAPSDGAGNIYLEVGAGVTVFVLAGRYFEKRSKRQAGAALRALLELGVKDVAVLRDGAEVRIPVAELAVGDTFVVRPGEKVATDGVVTSGSSAIDASMLTGESVPVEVSVGDTVTGATVNSGGRLEVRATRVGADTQLAQMAKLVEDAQTGKAEVQRLADRISGVFVPIVIAIAFATLGAWLGAGFPVAAAFTAAVAVLVIACPCALGLATPTALLVGTGRGAQMGVLIKGPEVLESTRKVDTIVLDKTGTVTTGKMTLAEVIAEDGTDSDELLRLAGALENASEHPIAQAIAAAARDSGGELPTPEGFANVEGQGVQGVVDGHAVIVGRESFLADWALELSPRTAAAKRDAESDGKTVVAVGWDGQAKGILVVADAVKPTSAQAISELRALGLKPVLLTGDNAAVAQRIAAEVGIDEVISEVMPQDKVSVVKRLQDQGKVVAMVGDGVNDAPALAQADLGLAMGTGTDVAIEASDITLVRGDLRSAVDAIRLSRKTLSTIKTNLFWAFAYNTAAIPVAAAGMLNPMLAGAAMAFSSVFVVGNSLRLRGFTSVAN; this is encoded by the coding sequence GTGTCAGCGCCGTCGGGCGGCCGTAGTGTCGAGCTGGACATCGGCGGGATGACGTGCGCCTCGTGCGCGAACCGGATCGAGCGCAAACTCAACGGGCTCGATGGGGTCGAGGCCACGGTGAACTACGCCACGGAGAAGGCGAAGGTGCACGTCCCCGAGGGTTTCGATGCGCAGGCGCTGATCGACGAGGTGGCAAAGACCGGCTACTCGGCGACTCTCCCGCGGTCCTCGACGCCGGGGGCTGGAGGACCTGGTGCTGGGGTTGCCGGCGAGGACATGGACCCGGAGCTGACGTCCCTGAGGCAGCGGCTGATCGGCTCGGCTGTGCTGGCGGTGCCGGTAGTCGCGATGGCGATGGCACCGGCCCTACAGTTCACCTATTGGCAGTGGGCATCGCTCACGCTCGCTGCGCCAGTGATCGTCTGGGGTGCCTATCCGTTCCATCGGGCGGCGTGGATGAACCTCAAACACGGAACCGCCACCATGGACACCCTCATCTCGATGGGCACCCTAACAGCGTTCCTGTGGTCGCTGTACGCGTTGTTCCTCGGCACCGCCGGCACGCCCGGGATGACACACGGGTTCGAGTTCTCGATCGCTCCGTCGGACGGAGCAGGCAACATCTACCTCGAGGTCGGCGCAGGGGTCACGGTGTTCGTGCTCGCCGGCCGCTACTTCGAGAAGAGGTCCAAGCGGCAGGCCGGAGCAGCATTGCGCGCGCTCCTCGAGCTCGGCGTCAAGGACGTGGCAGTGCTGCGTGACGGCGCGGAGGTTCGGATCCCGGTCGCCGAGCTGGCCGTCGGCGACACCTTCGTGGTCCGACCGGGGGAGAAGGTCGCCACCGACGGGGTGGTCACGTCCGGATCCTCGGCCATCGATGCGTCGATGCTGACCGGCGAGTCCGTCCCGGTCGAGGTCTCCGTTGGGGACACGGTGACCGGAGCGACGGTCAATTCCGGAGGACGGCTTGAGGTGCGCGCCACCCGGGTCGGAGCGGATACGCAGCTCGCGCAGATGGCCAAGCTCGTCGAGGACGCGCAGACGGGGAAGGCCGAGGTGCAACGGCTCGCGGACCGGATCTCGGGTGTGTTCGTGCCGATCGTCATCGCGATCGCGTTCGCCACCCTCGGCGCGTGGCTCGGTGCTGGCTTCCCCGTCGCGGCCGCGTTCACTGCCGCGGTCGCCGTGCTCGTGATCGCCTGCCCGTGTGCACTTGGACTGGCCACGCCGACAGCGCTTCTCGTGGGAACGGGTCGTGGAGCCCAGATGGGTGTACTGATCAAGGGCCCGGAAGTGCTCGAGTCCACCCGCAAAGTCGACACCATCGTGCTCGACAAGACCGGAACGGTCACGACCGGCAAGATGACGCTGGCCGAGGTGATTGCAGAGGACGGCACCGACTCTGACGAACTGCTACGGCTAGCCGGTGCATTGGAGAACGCCTCCGAGCATCCGATCGCCCAGGCCATTGCCGCCGCGGCTCGCGACAGTGGCGGAGAACTGCCCACACCGGAAGGTTTCGCCAACGTCGAAGGACAAGGGGTGCAGGGCGTGGTCGACGGGCATGCCGTGATCGTGGGCCGCGAGAGTTTCCTGGCTGACTGGGCACTCGAACTGTCCCCTCGGACGGCGGCCGCGAAACGGGACGCCGAATCGGACGGTAAGACCGTCGTGGCGGTTGGCTGGGACGGTCAGGCGAAGGGCATCCTCGTTGTCGCCGACGCGGTCAAGCCGACCAGCGCCCAGGCCATCAGCGAACTGCGGGCCCTGGGCCTGAAGCCGGTGCTGCTCACCGGTGACAACGCCGCCGTCGCACAACGAATCGCGGCTGAAGTCGGCATCGACGAGGTCATCTCCGAGGTGATGCCGCAGGACAAGGTGTCGGTGGTCAAGCGCCTGCAGGATCAGGGCAAGGTCGTCGCCATGGTCGGCGACGGCGTCAACGACGCACCTGCGCTGGCCCAGGCCGACCTGGGCCTGGCAATGGGAACCGGCACCGACGTCGCGATCGAAGCCTCTGACATCACGCTGGTGCGCGGCGACCTGCGCAGCGCCGTTGACGCGATCAGGCTCTCTCGCAAAACGCTGAGCACGATCAAGACGAACCTGTTCTGGGCATTCGCCTACAACACCGCTGCGATACCGGTCGCTGCGGCGGGCATGCTCAACCCGATGCTGGCCGGGGCCGCGATGGCCTTCTCCAGCGTCTTCGTCGTCGGCAACAGCCTGCGGCTGCGTGGCTTCACCAGCGTCGCCAACTAA
- a CDS encoding heavy-metal-associated domain-containing protein: protein MTTSEYQVTGMTCGHCEMSIREEVSLIPGVESIEVSAQTGRLRVTGAQQVTDERVLAAVEEAGYSAVRNP from the coding sequence ATGACGACCAGCGAATACCAGGTGACAGGCATGACCTGCGGCCACTGCGAAATGTCCATCCGTGAGGAGGTCAGCCTTATCCCCGGTGTCGAGTCCATCGAGGTCAGCGCGCAGACGGGTCGGCTGCGTGTCACGGGAGCGCAGCAGGTGACCGACGAGCGGGTTCTCGCCGCGGTGGAAGAGGCTGGCTACTCGGCAGTGCGCAATCCATGA
- a CDS encoding YHS domain-containing protein, with product MTDNAHRQSCCGHTGPGEQSLELTRSARQAGTGGTDTAECPVMTGTVVDKSAAVSKGLYRDFEGTRYYLCCAGCGPRFDADPHKYVTAASA from the coding sequence ATGACCGACAATGCACACCGACAGTCTTGCTGTGGGCACACCGGCCCCGGCGAGCAGTCGCTCGAGCTGACCCGCAGCGCCCGGCAGGCGGGCACAGGCGGTACCGACACGGCGGAGTGCCCCGTCATGACCGGCACGGTGGTGGACAAGTCTGCCGCTGTCAGCAAGGGCCTCTACCGCGACTTCGAGGGCACGCGGTACTACCTGTGCTGCGCCGGGTGCGGGCCTCGGTTCGACGCCGACCCACACAAGTACGTTACGGCGGCCTCGGCGTGA
- a CDS encoding metal-sensitive transcriptional regulator gives MSTDIPAVAVERAECCAAQHGYLTDKSRYLMRAKRIEGQVRGIERMIDEDQYCIDILTQISAATSALQGLALALLDDHMRHCVVQAARSDQQELDTKLNEATAAITRLVRS, from the coding sequence GTGAGCACCGATATCCCCGCGGTTGCGGTCGAGCGGGCCGAGTGCTGTGCGGCGCAGCACGGGTATTTGACCGATAAGTCGCGCTATCTGATGCGGGCGAAGCGGATCGAGGGACAGGTGCGTGGCATTGAGCGGATGATCGATGAGGACCAGTATTGCATCGACATCCTGACCCAGATCAGTGCCGCGACGAGCGCCCTGCAAGGGCTCGCCTTGGCGTTGCTGGATGACCACATGCGGCACTGCGTCGTCCAGGCCGCCCGCTCAGACCAGCAGGAACTCGACACCAAGCTGAACGAAGCGACTGCCGCGATCACCCGTCTCGTCCGATCATGA
- a CDS encoding MFS transporter, whose protein sequence is MGPFSHRDFRLLFSAQIVALLGTGLATVALGLLAYDIAGSSAAVVLGTALTIKMVLYVVIAPVAAAYVDRLPRRAFLIALDLFRAAIVLALPFVTEVWQIYVLIGSLQAASAAFTPTFQAVIPDIITDEREYTTALSASQVAYTMESLVSPVVAALALLVIEFNVLFVGTAIGFVLSAVLVLQAKVPNAKPSGATRPTDRIFAGLRIFTGTASLRGVIAVNFAVAAAGSIVVVNTVNYVRDRLSGSESDVAWMMAASGGGTLAVALAVPRLLDRVTARAVMLTGAGLLTAAATAAVAMAAVDRPSWAVTAAIWLASGAGSALAITPTGKVLRSAVAPANVASVFAAQFSLSHLAWLIAYPIAGWGATRFGLVPAWGVLALIAAAGAIAAPLLWRRGALPAGTQVPAPAEEGGAVPPDQAWRHAAAADGTLTECQCTCTQAA, encoded by the coding sequence GTGGGGCCTTTTTCTCATCGCGATTTCCGCCTGTTGTTCAGTGCGCAGATCGTTGCGCTGCTCGGCACCGGGCTAGCGACGGTCGCCCTCGGGCTGCTCGCCTACGACATCGCTGGCTCGTCCGCAGCGGTCGTCCTGGGAACGGCGCTGACGATCAAGATGGTTCTCTATGTCGTTATCGCACCGGTGGCGGCGGCGTACGTCGACCGGCTGCCGCGACGCGCGTTCCTGATTGCGCTGGACCTGTTCCGTGCGGCGATCGTGCTGGCGTTGCCGTTCGTCACTGAGGTCTGGCAGATCTACGTGCTCATCGGATCACTGCAGGCGGCGTCGGCCGCGTTCACGCCTACGTTCCAAGCCGTGATCCCCGACATCATCACCGATGAGCGCGAGTACACCACTGCGTTGTCGGCCTCGCAAGTTGCCTACACGATGGAGAGTCTGGTCAGCCCGGTCGTGGCGGCGCTGGCGTTGCTGGTGATCGAGTTCAATGTGCTCTTCGTCGGTACCGCGATCGGGTTCGTCCTGTCCGCGGTGCTGGTGCTGCAAGCCAAGGTACCCAACGCGAAACCGTCGGGCGCCACGCGGCCAACGGACCGGATCTTCGCCGGTCTGCGGATTTTCACAGGTACCGCCAGCCTGCGAGGAGTCATCGCGGTCAATTTCGCTGTCGCCGCGGCCGGTTCGATCGTGGTGGTGAACACCGTCAACTACGTCCGTGACCGACTGAGCGGGTCCGAGTCCGACGTCGCGTGGATGATGGCGGCGTCCGGCGGTGGGACCCTAGCTGTGGCACTAGCGGTACCACGCTTGCTCGACCGGGTGACCGCCCGCGCCGTGATGCTCACCGGAGCGGGCCTGCTCACCGCCGCGGCTACTGCGGCGGTTGCCATGGCTGCGGTGGACCGGCCGAGCTGGGCGGTGACCGCGGCGATCTGGCTGGCGAGCGGTGCCGGCTCAGCGCTGGCTATCACCCCGACCGGAAAGGTGCTGCGGTCTGCTGTGGCGCCGGCAAACGTTGCTTCCGTGTTCGCGGCGCAGTTCTCGCTCTCGCACCTCGCTTGGCTCATTGCCTACCCGATCGCGGGTTGGGGGGCCACACGATTCGGTCTCGTACCCGCGTGGGGTGTACTCGCGCTGATCGCCGCCGCCGGTGCGATCGCCGCGCCGCTGCTCTGGCGGCGCGGTGCCCTGCCCGCTGGCACGCAGGTACCGGCCCCCGCGGAGGAAGGCGGCGCGGTCCCACCCGATCAGGCATGGCGTCACGCTGCGGCCGCCGACGGGACCCTGACCGAGTGCCAGTGTACATGCACACAAGCCGCGTAA
- a CDS encoding cadmium resistance transporter has product MMISTVLQAVGLFVATNIDDIIVISLFFARGAGQRHLTAKITAGQYLGFAGILAAAVLIALGAGAFLPVAAIPYFGLVPLILGLRAAWSSWREYRGSGSGDGDCATGKGAGNAVGVLGVAGVTFANGGDNIGVYVPVFASINHTAIAAYCVVFVILVGALVSIARYVATRRRIAEILERGESVLFPLVLITLGVIILVSGGAFGL; this is encoded by the coding sequence GTGATGATCTCGACCGTGCTGCAAGCCGTGGGCCTGTTCGTGGCCACCAACATCGACGACATCATCGTGATCTCCCTGTTCTTCGCCCGCGGCGCGGGCCAGCGGCACCTGACGGCCAAGATCACCGCCGGGCAGTACCTCGGATTCGCCGGCATCCTCGCTGCCGCAGTGCTGATCGCCCTCGGCGCCGGCGCCTTCCTCCCCGTCGCGGCGATCCCGTACTTCGGGCTCGTCCCCCTGATCCTGGGGCTGCGGGCAGCGTGGTCGAGCTGGCGCGAATACCGCGGCAGCGGCAGCGGCGATGGTGACTGCGCGACGGGGAAGGGGGCGGGCAACGCGGTCGGCGTCCTGGGCGTGGCGGGCGTGACCTTCGCCAACGGCGGCGACAACATCGGCGTGTACGTGCCCGTCTTCGCCAGCATCAACCACACCGCGATCGCCGCCTACTGCGTGGTCTTCGTGATCTTGGTGGGGGCACTGGTGTCCATTGCCCGGTACGTCGCCACCCGCCGCCGCATCGCCGAGATCCTCGAACGAGGGGAAAGCGTGCTGTTTCCCCTGGTGCTGATCACCCTCGGGGTCATCATCCTCGTCTCGGGCGGCGCATTCGGCCTGTAG
- a CDS encoding adenylate/guanylate cyclase domain-containing protein codes for MTTPGPEHRLGRGHHHGARPELDGLEQVEVAVAFVDLAGYSVLTEMCGDHEAAELALRLAEHARRALHPQARLVKTIGDAVMLTADTTDAMLATITALAGHAADEDGFLALRAGIHHGTALRRDGDLYGHAVNIAARITALAGAGHAVLTDPLLPAATRAGVPTTALGPRNLRNISTPIELHSITFTDTRHPHDPICGARIDPATAPAHRHTDTGRWWFCSADCARRFDRATAPATTTAAATTSVTSPAGSALTSRAGGR; via the coding sequence ATGACCACGCCAGGGCCCGAACACCGGCTCGGCCGCGGCCATCACCACGGTGCGCGGCCCGAGCTGGACGGCCTCGAACAGGTGGAGGTCGCCGTGGCATTCGTCGACCTCGCCGGCTACAGCGTGCTCACCGAGATGTGCGGCGACCACGAAGCCGCCGAGCTTGCGCTCCGGTTGGCTGAGCACGCCCGTCGAGCCCTGCACCCGCAGGCCCGGCTGGTCAAGACCATCGGCGATGCGGTGATGCTCACCGCCGACACCACCGATGCGATGCTGGCCACGATCACCGCGCTCGCCGGGCACGCCGCCGACGAGGACGGATTCCTCGCCCTCCGCGCCGGAATCCACCACGGCACCGCCCTCCGACGCGACGGCGACCTGTACGGGCACGCGGTCAACATCGCCGCCCGCATCACCGCCCTCGCCGGCGCCGGCCACGCCGTCCTCACCGACCCGCTCCTGCCCGCCGCCACCCGCGCCGGTGTGCCCACCACCGCCCTCGGCCCGCGAAACCTGCGCAACATCAGCACCCCAATCGAACTGCACAGCATCACCTTCACCGACACCCGGCACCCGCACGACCCGATCTGCGGCGCCCGCATCGACCCGGCGACCGCCCCCGCACACCGGCACACCGACACCGGCCGATGGTGGTTCTGCTCAGCCGACTGCGCCCGCCGATTCGACCGCGCGACCGCCCCGGCCACCACCACTGCCGCTGCGACGACCTCCGTCACGTCACCCGCCGGGTCAGCGCTCACATCACGGGCAGGTGGCCGGTGA
- a CDS encoding class I SAM-dependent methyltransferase has translation MPSMSTIESLFCRSTPWEAATRRWVLPWALQGVRPTGRVLEIGGGGGAMAAQLLAASAPADQVQLTVTDFDPVMVAAAQDRLQRFGDRAQARVADAAALPFGDDEFDTVVSFIMLHHVVDWEQALREAVRVLRPGGTLVGYDLLGTAPARILHRLEGAPHRFIDRGQLRPHLAGLPLREVTVRENAALTRFRATRTAGR, from the coding sequence ATGCCATCGATGTCGACGATCGAGTCCCTGTTCTGCCGCAGCACGCCGTGGGAGGCAGCGACACGGCGGTGGGTGTTGCCGTGGGCCTTGCAGGGCGTGCGCCCTACGGGGAGGGTGCTGGAGATCGGCGGCGGCGGCGGCGCGATGGCCGCGCAGCTGCTGGCGGCGAGCGCCCCTGCGGATCAGGTGCAGCTCACCGTCACCGACTTCGACCCGGTGATGGTCGCCGCCGCGCAGGATCGGTTGCAGCGCTTCGGTGACCGAGCGCAGGCGAGGGTGGCCGACGCCGCCGCGTTGCCCTTCGGCGACGACGAGTTCGACACCGTCGTCTCGTTCATCATGTTGCACCACGTCGTCGACTGGGAGCAGGCCCTCCGCGAAGCCGTCCGGGTGCTGCGCCCCGGCGGAACCCTGGTCGGCTACGACCTGCTCGGCACCGCGCCGGCGCGGATCCTGCACCGGCTCGAAGGCGCACCGCACCGGTTCATCGACCGCGGCCAGCTGCGCCCGCACCTGGCAGGCCTGCCGCTGCGGGAGGTCACCGTCCGGGAGAACGCGGCACTGACCCGCTTCCGCGCGACCCGCACCGCAGGCCGATGA
- a CDS encoding ArsR/SmtB family transcription factor has product MTMNECSVATGAQLDPAVALFHSLSDGTRLAIATRLAHGGEARVADLMAELGLAQSTVSAHVACLRDCGLVQGRPQGRQVFYSLARPELMDLLAAAETLLAATGNAVALCPNYGTDSATCCSPDAVTTEEASAAKVVRR; this is encoded by the coding sequence ATGACGATGAATGAGTGTTCGGTGGCGACGGGCGCGCAGCTCGATCCCGCGGTCGCGTTGTTCCACAGCCTCTCCGACGGGACCCGGCTGGCGATCGCGACGCGGCTTGCCCACGGTGGCGAGGCCCGGGTGGCGGACCTGATGGCCGAGCTGGGCCTGGCGCAGTCGACGGTGTCGGCGCACGTGGCGTGCCTGCGGGACTGCGGTCTGGTGCAGGGCCGCCCGCAGGGGCGGCAGGTGTTCTACAGCCTCGCCCGCCCGGAGCTGATGGACCTGCTCGCGGCGGCGGAGACGCTGCTCGCGGCGACCGGCAACGCGGTCGCGTTGTGCCCGAACTACGGCACCGACAGCGCCACCTGCTGCAGCCCGGACGCTGTGACGACCGAGGAGGCTTCGGCGGCGAAGGTGGTGCGGCGATGA
- a CDS encoding heavy metal translocating P-type ATPase, whose translation MSDACGCGHDEPAGEDEQAPGQWWQVRELQAAAAAAVFLLAAYIVGWAGGPQRLSLVLEWIALLIGAWTFVPSTLRRLAQGKIGVGILMTIAAVGAVILGEVGEAAMLAVLFAISEGLEEYAVSRTRRGLRALLNLVPDTATVLRDGTPATISPAELAVGDRMLVKPGERIATDGVIRDGRTALDVSAITGESVPVEAGPGDEVFAGTINGTGALTVEVTTTAENNSLAKIVQIVEAEQSRKGDAQRLADTIAKPLVPAIMIFAAAIAILGSLLGDPATWIERALVVLVAASPCALAISVPVTVVAAIGAASKIGVLVKGGAALEALGRVRTVALDKTGTLTANRPAVVDIATITDPATDPAGPSVEASDLGSGVRSPEQDRVLAVAAALEAHSEHPLARAILTANGDRIPAAVDVQAVPGAGLTGLVDGRPARLGRPGWIDPGPLAARVAAMQAGGATAVLVEDDGQVIGAVAVRDELRPEAREVIDHLHRGGATVAMLTGDNTATATALAKIAGIDDVHADLRPEDKARIIGELRKDRFTAMVGDGVNDAPALATADLGIAMGAMGSDVAIETADIALMGEDLRTLPQALDHARRARNIMLQNVALSLGLIAILIPLALFGVLGLAAVVAVHELAEIVVIANGVRAGRVTALPPAPPATSRRPTIQQAV comes from the coding sequence ATGAGTGACGCGTGCGGCTGCGGGCACGACGAGCCCGCCGGCGAGGACGAGCAGGCTCCCGGGCAGTGGTGGCAGGTGCGGGAATTGCAGGCCGCCGCGGCCGCGGCGGTGTTCCTACTCGCCGCATACATCGTCGGGTGGGCCGGCGGCCCGCAGCGCCTGTCACTGGTGCTGGAGTGGATCGCGCTGCTGATCGGGGCGTGGACTTTCGTGCCGTCCACGCTGCGGCGCCTGGCCCAGGGCAAGATCGGCGTCGGGATACTGATGACGATCGCCGCCGTCGGCGCGGTGATCCTCGGCGAGGTCGGCGAGGCGGCGATGCTCGCCGTGCTGTTCGCCATCAGCGAGGGCCTCGAGGAGTACGCCGTCTCACGGACCCGCCGCGGCCTGCGGGCGCTGCTCAACCTCGTCCCCGACACCGCGACCGTCCTGCGCGACGGCACCCCGGCCACCATCTCCCCGGCCGAGCTGGCGGTCGGAGACCGGATGCTGGTCAAGCCCGGCGAGCGGATCGCCACCGACGGCGTGATCCGCGACGGCCGCACCGCCCTGGACGTCTCGGCGATCACCGGCGAATCCGTGCCCGTCGAGGCCGGACCCGGCGACGAGGTGTTCGCCGGGACGATCAACGGCACCGGCGCCCTCACGGTCGAAGTCACCACCACCGCGGAGAACAACTCGCTGGCCAAGATCGTGCAGATCGTCGAGGCCGAACAGTCCCGCAAGGGCGACGCACAACGCCTCGCCGACACCATCGCCAAGCCCCTGGTCCCGGCGATCATGATCTTCGCCGCCGCGATCGCGATCCTCGGGTCCCTGCTCGGTGACCCCGCAACGTGGATCGAACGGGCCCTGGTCGTGCTGGTCGCCGCCTCCCCCTGCGCACTGGCGATCTCCGTCCCCGTCACCGTCGTCGCCGCGATCGGCGCCGCCAGCAAGATCGGCGTCCTGGTCAAGGGCGGCGCCGCCCTCGAGGCCCTCGGCCGGGTGCGGACGGTCGCCCTCGACAAGACCGGCACCCTGACCGCGAACCGCCCCGCCGTCGTCGACATCGCCACCATCACCGACCCGGCCACCGACCCGGCCGGCCCCTCCGTCGAGGCGAGCGACCTCGGCTCGGGCGTCCGGTCGCCGGAACAGGACCGGGTGCTCGCCGTCGCCGCGGCGCTCGAAGCCCACAGTGAACATCCCCTCGCCCGGGCGATCCTCACCGCCAATGGCGACCGCATACCGGCGGCGGTCGATGTGCAGGCCGTCCCCGGGGCCGGGCTGACCGGGCTCGTCGACGGGCGGCCCGCCCGGCTCGGCCGGCCCGGCTGGATCGACCCGGGCCCACTTGCAGCGCGGGTCGCGGCCATGCAAGCCGGCGGCGCCACCGCGGTCCTCGTCGAAGACGACGGGCAGGTCATCGGGGCGGTCGCCGTCCGCGACGAGCTGCGTCCTGAAGCCCGCGAGGTCATCGATCACCTGCACCGCGGCGGCGCCACCGTCGCGATGCTCACCGGCGACAACACCGCCACCGCCACCGCCCTGGCGAAGATCGCCGGGATCGACGACGTACACGCCGACCTGCGGCCCGAGGACAAGGCCCGGATCATCGGCGAGCTCCGCAAAGACCGGTTCACCGCGATGGTCGGCGACGGCGTCAACGACGCCCCCGCCCTCGCCACCGCGGACCTCGGCATCGCCATGGGCGCCATGGGCTCGGACGTCGCGATCGAAACTGCCGACATCGCGCTCATGGGTGAGGACCTACGGACCCTGCCGCAGGCCCTCGATCACGCCCGCCGGGCCCGGAACATCATGCTGCAGAACGTGGCCCTGTCCCTCGGGCTGATCGCGATCCTCATCCCGCTCGCACTGTTCGGCGTCCTCGGCCTCGCCGCCGTCGTCGCCGTCCACGAACTCGCCGAGATCGTCGTCATCGCCAACGGCGTCCGCGCCGGCCGCGTCACCGCGCTCCCGCCGGCTCCCCCAGCAACGAGCCGGCGGCCGACGATTCAGCAAGCGGTGTAG
- a CDS encoding GNAT family N-acetyltransferase: MDTGNATFETAAPGWTDFDQRHLPEHRVVALAPGGQVAGWVAAAPVSGRCVYAGVIEHSVYVDSGHAGQGIGAALLQALIQSADAAGVWTIQTGIFPENHASLALHRRAGFRTVGTRERIGQRDGRWRDVVLIERRS, encoded by the coding sequence ATGGACACCGGCAACGCCACCTTCGAAACCGCCGCACCCGGCTGGACGGACTTCGACCAACGACACCTACCTGAGCACCGCGTCGTCGCCCTCGCCCCAGGTGGGCAGGTCGCCGGGTGGGTTGCAGCGGCGCCCGTCTCGGGGCGCTGCGTCTACGCCGGCGTCATCGAGCACAGCGTCTACGTCGACTCCGGCCACGCCGGGCAGGGCATCGGAGCCGCGCTGTTGCAGGCCCTCATCCAGTCCGCCGACGCTGCCGGGGTGTGGACCATCCAGACCGGGATCTTCCCCGAGAACCACGCCAGCCTCGCCCTGCACCGGCGCGCCGGATTCCGCACCGTCGGCACCCGCGAACGCATCGGCCAACGCGACGGCCGCTGGCGCGACGTCGTCCTCATCGAACGACGCAGCTGA